A genomic region of Homalodisca vitripennis isolate AUS2020 chromosome 5, UT_GWSS_2.1, whole genome shotgun sequence contains the following coding sequences:
- the LOC124362337 gene encoding uncharacterized protein LOC124362337, whose product MVNLKCYVFQVNCMILILTIIYPNIGYAARQYTKEDILKLREEVREMFNHAYSGYLKYAYPYDELRPLSCDGVDTWGSYSLTLIDALDTLAVMGNYSEFRRVVDIVTSKANFDANINVSVFETNIRIVGGLLSAHLLSQRAGVELEPGWPCNGPLLRLAEDVAQRLIAAFDTTTGMPYGTVNLRHGVPPGETSITCTAGIGTFILEFGTLSRLTGDPIYEEVALNALHALYHHRSSIGLYGNHIDVMTGRWTAQDSGIGAGIDSYLEYLVKGALLVQRPELMAIFNEGRRAIDKHLRRNDWYLWVSMHKGQVTLPVFQSLEAYWPGVLSLIGDISGGMKTMHNYHQVWKQYGFTPEFYNIAQGQVGTNRESYPLRPELIESTMYLYRATKDPFLLDVGTDILRSIQHSARTRCGYATIKDCRDHSLENRMESFFLAETTKYLYLLFDPDNFIHNDGRHGTLHTLPSGRECILDAGGYIFNTEAHPLDPGALLCCSENFNEPQRYNRQAARGEKFTSFTEQNQKKRTQVDEPSEHLQNGSEDPEETLPSAFSDDEEVVMTAEESLDRLKESGAVDIVKIPPPSSEGKNGVHVFGQDQNSPPISPNMLQIIENVINNKATNQIMITLEKHVGKAASSPGFLKEVVKVIENAEHMLKKEMSKKIKKGKKKRNLTYAPKKSSIKDIFTAEKDFDHPSKSENQNISVEGEEIGTLDENIAETKGSTKIEERIVLTKDSQLFTEHSQSNTSLKENHLDSSSVTNNTSSKTDESSDQNYDRLFNLIIVQHYKPIKDTIVIQTNLLFEFLNKCVENLEITKSVASIANNHELKAQFFTRRLDIMILATELLKSVRETRKLLRVKESGEDITMEMFKRLVELAIDEKTVGNFLEKYKGYIDTVQKLIQDYNLDQANDKAFNHEDNLNNESDTSESEEISNNSDNEESGNFFQTNNWKADDISYQVDDRERVAPVSTVDAGPLFTDKLRLKTETVVGLLPKSLVSSETSFNPQVLLERIRSSPKYHRNSTWTTQYELLTCLPQPYFTRIMLSGEFYND is encoded by the exons ATGGTAAATTTAAAGTGCTACGTGTTTCAAGTGAATTGTATGATATTAATACTAACAATAATATACCCCAATATAGGTTATGCTGCAAGACAATATACCAAAGAAGACATTCTGAAACTTAG AGAAGAAGTACGAGAAATGTTCAATCATGCATATTCTGGATATCTAAAATATGCTTATCCTTATGATGAACTGAGACCTTTGTCATGTGATGGTGTAGATACATGGGGAAG TTATTCCCTGACGTTAATCGATGCCCTGGACACCCTGGCAGTTATGGGAAACTATTCAGAATTCAGGAGAGTGGTCGACATCGTTACATCTAAAGCAAATTTTGATGCAAACATCAATGTTTCTGTGTTCGAAACCAACATCAGGATTGTCGGAGGCCTACTGAGTGCTCATCTGCTCTCACAACG TGCGGGGGTGGAGCTGGAACCAGGCTGGCCATGTAACGGCCCTCTGTTGCGGCTGGCAGAGGATGTGGCTCAGCGGTTGATTGCAGCATTTGACACTACAACAGGCATGCCATACGGTACAGTCAATCTGCGACACGGAGTGCCACCTGGAGAGACCAGCATCACCTGCACGGCAGGTATCGGCACCTTCATTCTTGAGTTTGGCACCCTATCCCGACTCACTGGTGACCCCATATATGAAGAG GTGGCTCTGAATGCTCTGCATGCCCTATATCATCATCGCTCATCCATCGGCCTCTACGGTAACCACATTGACGTGATGACAGGCCGCTGGACTGCACAAGACTCGGGTATCGGGGCAGGAATAGACTCTTATCTCGAGTACCTGGTGAAAGGTGCTCTCTTGGTGCAGCGGCCGGAGCTGATGGCTATCTTTAACGAGGGAAGACGTGCCATCGACAAGCATCTTCGCCGCAACGACTGGTACCTTTGGGTTTCGATGCACAAGGGTCAGGTTACCCTACCGGTCTTCCAATCCCTGGAGGCATATTGGCCTGGTGTCCTCAGCCTTATAG GTGACATCAGTGGTGGGATGAAGACGATGCACAACTATCACCAGGTATGGAAGCAGTATGGGTTTACACCTGAATTCTACAATATAGCGCAAGGCCAAGTGGGCACGAACAGAGAGAGCTATCCGCTGCGACCTGAACTGATCGAAAGCACCATGTACCTGTACAGAGCCACCAAGGATCCCTTCCTGCTAGATGTGGGCACTGACATCCTGCGCAGTATCCAGCACAGTGCGCGAACCAGGTGTGGTTACGCCACG ATAAAAGATTGTCGAGATCACAGCCTGGAGAACAGAATGGAATCGTTTTTCCTCGCTGAGACAACCaagtatttatatcttttattcgACCCAGACAACTTTATACATAACGATGGTCGGCACGGAACCCTCCACACTCTGCCTTCGGGACGAGAGTGCATTCTTGATGCTGGTGGCTATATCTTTAATACTG AGGCTCACCCTCTTGATCCTGGAGCTCTGTTATGCTGCAGCGAGAACTTCAATGAACCACAACGTTACAACAGGCAGGCTGCTAGAGGGGAAAAGTTCACCTCATTTACCGAGCAAAACCAAAAGAAACGTACACAAGTTGATGAACCATCTGAGCATTTACAGA ATGGTAGTGAGGATCCAGAAGAAACTTTGCCTTCGGCCTTTTCTGATGATGAAGAGGTAGTAATGACAGCTGAAGAGTCCTTGGATAGACTCAAAGAAAGTGGAGCAGTTGATATTGTTAAAATTCCTCCTCCATCTAGTGAAGGAAAGAATGGAGTCCATGTGTTTGGCCAAGATCAAAATTCACCACCAATTTCCCCCAACATGTTGCAAATTATTGAGaatgtgataaataataaagCCACTAATCAGATCATGATCACTCTTGAGAAACACGTTGGAAAAGCGGCATCGAGTCCTGGTTTCCTGAAAGAAGTagtaaaagtaattgaaaatgcAGAACACATGTTGAAAAAAGAgatgagtaaaaaaataaaaaaaggtaagaAGAAGCGTAATTTGACATATGCTCCTAAAAAATCTAGTATAAAAGACATTTTCACTGCAGAGAAAGATTTTGACCATCCATCAAAAAgtgaaaaccaaaatatttctGTAGAGGGAGAAGAAATTGGTACGCTGGATGAAAATATTGCTGAAACAAAGGGTAGCACAAAAATTGAAGAGAGAATTGTTTTAACAAAGGACAGTCAATTGTTTACTGAACACAGTCAGAGTAACACATCTTTAAAAGAAAATCATCTGGATTCATCAAGTGTTACAAACAATACATCAAGTAAAACAGATGAATCCAGTGATCAAAATTATGACAGATTATTTAATCTTATAATAGTACAGCACTATAAACCTATCAAAGACACAATTGTAATACAAACCAATTTgctgtttgaatttttaaacaaatgtgtggAAAACTTGGAAATAACAAAAAGTGTTGCCAGTATTGCAAACAACCATGAACTTAAGGCACAATTTTTCACTAGAAGATTGGACATCATGATTTTAGCAACAGAACTGCTGAAGTCTGTACGAGAAACTAGAAAGCTCCTGCGAGTGAAAGAGTCTGGAGAAGATATTACAATGGAGATGTTCAAAAGATTGGTGGAGTTGGCTATTGATGAGAAGACAGTGGGGAACTTCTTGGAAAAGTACAAGGGCTATATTGATACAGTACAGAAATTGATACAGGACTATAATTTGGACCAGGCCAATGACAAGGCATTCAATCATGAAGATAATTTGAACAATGAGAGTGACACAAGTGAGAGTGAAGAAATCAGCAATAATAGTGATAACGAAGAGTCAGGAAACTTCTTTCAAACCAATAACTGGAAAGCAGATGACATTTCTTATCAAGTAGATGATAGAGAAAGGGTGGCCCCTGTGTCTACAGTGGATGCCGGACCTTTGTTCACTGACAAACTGAGACTCAAAACCGAAACCGTGGTAGGTCTTTTGCCCAAGTCACTTGTATCAAGTGAAACCTCCTTTAATCCTCAGGTGCTTCTGGAACGCATCCGTTCCAGTCCGAAGTATCATCGGAACAGTACATGGACAACTCAGTACGAACTGTTGACATGTTTACCCCAACCTTACTTTACCAGAATAATGTTGTCAGGAGAATTCTATAatgattaa